One genomic region from Actinocatenispora thailandica encodes:
- a CDS encoding serine protein kinase RIO, protein MDEQDSFTPIRRRGGKRRLDDASYDLDAAFADFAARFGAAEDGPAPDAPPFGDRWTTWDQSQPLQRGPKPHPDWVITDLGAVDTELGILKTGKEADVFLIERAVPDTDRSVLLAAKRYRDSQHRMFHRDAGYLEGRKVRESRVNRAIAKRTSFGMEAIAGTWAAAEFDALCRMWRDGMAVPYPVQIVETELLMEFIGEPDGTAAPRLAQLRPAADELHDLWRQLRAGLTVLARDGYAHGDLSAYNLLVHRGRLVFIDVPQIVEVIGHPRGRELLSRDVRNVGSWFVARGLPADEVDALAADLVADAGLAR, encoded by the coding sequence GTGGACGAGCAGGACAGTTTCACCCCGATCCGCCGCCGCGGCGGCAAACGACGCCTGGACGACGCCAGCTACGACCTCGACGCGGCGTTCGCCGACTTCGCGGCCAGGTTCGGTGCCGCCGAGGACGGCCCGGCGCCGGACGCGCCACCGTTCGGCGACCGGTGGACCACCTGGGACCAGTCGCAGCCGCTGCAACGCGGCCCGAAACCGCACCCGGACTGGGTGATCACCGACCTCGGCGCGGTCGACACCGAGCTCGGCATCCTCAAGACCGGCAAGGAGGCGGACGTCTTCCTGATCGAGCGCGCGGTCCCGGACACCGACCGGTCGGTGCTGCTCGCGGCCAAGCGGTACCGCGACTCCCAGCACCGGATGTTCCACCGCGACGCCGGGTACCTGGAGGGCCGCAAGGTGCGCGAGTCCCGGGTGAACCGGGCGATCGCGAAGCGCACCTCGTTCGGGATGGAGGCGATCGCCGGCACCTGGGCGGCGGCCGAGTTCGATGCGCTGTGCCGGATGTGGCGCGACGGCATGGCGGTGCCCTACCCGGTGCAGATCGTCGAGACCGAGCTGCTGATGGAGTTCATCGGCGAACCGGACGGTACCGCCGCGCCTCGGCTGGCCCAGCTGCGGCCGGCCGCCGACGAGCTGCACGACCTGTGGCGGCAGCTGCGCGCGGGGCTCACCGTGCTGGCGCGCGACGGGTACGCGCACGGCGACCTGTCGGCCTACAACCTGCTGGTGCACCGGGGTCGGCTGGTGTTCATCGACGTGCCGCAGATCGTCGAGGTGATCGGCCATCCGCGCGGGCGGGAGCTGCTGTCCCGCGACGTGCGCAACGTGGGCAGCTGGTTCGTCGCGCGCGGGCTGCCGGCGGACGAGGTCGACGCGCTCGCCGCCGACTTGGTGGCCGACGCCGGCCTGGCCCGCTGA
- a CDS encoding PadR family transcriptional regulator: protein MDIAESIASQAQELRRGTVVLACLALLATPQYGYALLETLDAAGVAVDGNTLYPLLRRLEKQGLLTSEWNTDESRPRKFYRTSAEGAAVRDGLIGEWHDLVDTIDRLTKET, encoded by the coding sequence GTGGATATCGCCGAGTCGATCGCGAGCCAGGCGCAGGAGCTGCGCCGGGGCACCGTCGTGCTGGCCTGCCTGGCGCTGCTCGCCACCCCGCAGTACGGGTACGCGCTGCTGGAGACGCTCGACGCCGCCGGCGTCGCGGTCGACGGCAACACGCTCTACCCGCTGCTGCGCCGGCTGGAGAAGCAGGGGCTGCTGACCAGCGAGTGGAACACCGACGAGTCCCGGCCGCGCAAGTTCTACCGGACCAGCGCCGAGGGCGCGGCGGTCCGCGACGGGCTGATCGGTGAGTGGCACGACCTGGTCGACACGATCGACCGCCTGACCAAGGAGACCTGA
- a CDS encoding pyridoxamine 5'-phosphate oxidase family protein, producing MALDQAQRAELLATPLVATLAVEDGTHRGPLVAPIWYAYRPGGDFVMFTGAGSRKAAAIRLAGRCSLLVQRDRPTYRYVGVEGTAGLSSADASVVREIAGRYLTGAALDDYVAEIVADPGASVAITLTPRHWVSADIGLGTAD from the coding sequence ATGGCACTCGACCAGGCGCAGCGCGCCGAGCTGCTGGCGACACCGCTGGTGGCGACGCTGGCCGTGGAGGACGGTACGCATCGCGGGCCGCTGGTGGCGCCGATCTGGTACGCGTACCGGCCGGGCGGCGACTTCGTCATGTTCACCGGTGCCGGGTCCCGCAAGGCCGCCGCGATCCGGCTCGCCGGCCGCTGCTCGCTGCTGGTGCAGCGGGACCGACCGACCTACCGGTACGTCGGTGTCGAGGGCACCGCCGGTCTCAGTTCGGCGGACGCGAGCGTGGTGCGGGAGATCGCCGGCCGCTACCTGACCGGCGCCGCGCTGGACGACTACGTCGCGGAGATCGTCGCCGACCCCGGCGCGTCCGTCGCGATCACGCTCACCCCGCGGCACTGGGTCTCCGCCGACATCGGCCTCGGCACCGCGGACTGA